One segment of Allorhodopirellula heiligendammensis DNA contains the following:
- a CDS encoding PSD1 and planctomycete cytochrome C domain-containing protein: MTSHLSSTLALLLFPFVSCGLSQLACADERPIRFNRDIRPILSDKCFACHGPDAESVAGDLRLDLSESAVDNGAITPGVPGDSPLIDRIDSSDENTVMPPPHSHKTLTSVEKDLLTRWIEEGAQYEPHWAYTSLRRPTPPSPLDSDWCRNDIDCFVAARLESEGAARVARADRVTLIRRLSLDLTGIAPTPAEVDAFLDDHSEHAYRELVDRLLESPRFGERMAMYWLDLVRYADTVGYHGDQDVSQSPYRDYVIDAFNANMPFDQFVREQLAGDLLPGATPAQQIASGYNRLNQTTEEGGAQAKEYLAIYFADRVRNVSQVFMGATVGCAQCHDHKYDPYTAKDFYSLGAFFADLDERGVYGARQRPPTIPVFTADQQAHLDQHDQRLAQLNSERLSRQQQLAAAQPIWENQARAQLDQTRDKTTVWIEDSQDTGGQSSESWEFIGHDQGPVYSGTHARRQSSSGLVQHVVLGAKTTIPITETTRFYTWVYLDPGNPPQAVMLQFHDGSWDHRAVWGSDAIKYGKRAESWAGYHRAGDLPQTGQWVRLEVRAADVGLKPGSTVAGQAWTQFGGLTYWDHTAWIESDSMPEDIAQALSQPVDGRSMEQAQMLTAYYLAQSQPIIDIDQQIAAEQTARQTIVNTATTVMVSKAVTPRPIRVLPRGNWMDDSGEIVEPAIPEFLGSLEIDSPRATRLDLANWLCRQDNPLTSRTFVNRIWYLMFGRGISTSVDDLGGQGTYPSHPDLLDWLAVEFVESGWDVKHLIRTIVSSSAYQQSSRPTESLRASDPYNELFARQGRFRIDAEMVRDNALAVSGLLVEHRGGPSVKPYQPEGYYDHLNFPKRTYVAETSSNQFRRGLYTHWQRTFLHPMLKAFDAPSREECTAARSRSNTPLQALTLLNDPTFVEAARVFAARIMREGGKTTAERIQWAYREALSHKPAPEIAEELEKLSIEHIHSYTEQHVDAEDLVATGVSPPAEDLDAAELAAWTSVARVILNLHETITRY, translated from the coding sequence ATGACCTCCCACCTCAGCTCCACACTCGCTCTCCTGTTATTCCCGTTCGTCTCGTGCGGCCTATCGCAACTCGCATGCGCTGACGAGCGACCGATACGATTCAATCGTGACATTCGCCCGATTCTGAGTGACAAGTGCTTTGCCTGCCATGGTCCCGACGCGGAAAGCGTCGCAGGTGACCTGCGTTTGGATTTGTCTGAATCTGCCGTCGACAACGGCGCAATCACGCCCGGCGTCCCCGGCGATAGTCCGCTGATCGATCGCATCGATTCTTCCGATGAGAACACGGTGATGCCGCCGCCACATAGCCACAAAACGCTGACGAGTGTGGAGAAGGATTTGCTGACGCGCTGGATTGAAGAAGGGGCGCAGTACGAACCGCACTGGGCATACACCTCGCTCCGCCGGCCAACGCCACCGTCACCGCTGGATTCTGATTGGTGTCGCAATGACATTGATTGCTTCGTCGCCGCCCGCCTCGAGAGTGAGGGCGCTGCGCGGGTGGCTCGAGCTGATCGGGTGACTTTGATCCGGCGTCTATCACTTGATTTAACTGGGATCGCACCGACGCCCGCGGAGGTCGATGCCTTCCTTGATGATCATTCCGAACACGCCTATCGCGAACTCGTTGATCGTCTCCTCGAGTCACCGCGTTTTGGCGAGCGAATGGCAATGTACTGGCTCGATCTCGTGCGTTACGCCGATACGGTCGGATACCACGGTGACCAGGACGTGTCGCAGTCGCCCTACCGAGACTACGTCATCGACGCTTTCAACGCCAACATGCCCTTCGATCAGTTCGTACGAGAACAGCTGGCAGGCGATCTATTGCCGGGGGCCACCCCAGCACAGCAAATCGCCTCCGGCTACAACCGGCTCAATCAAACCACCGAAGAAGGCGGCGCTCAAGCCAAGGAGTACTTGGCGATCTATTTCGCCGATCGCGTTCGCAATGTTTCCCAGGTGTTTATGGGTGCGACGGTGGGGTGCGCCCAATGCCACGACCACAAGTATGATCCCTACACCGCTAAAGACTTCTATTCGCTTGGCGCATTCTTCGCTGACTTGGACGAACGCGGGGTTTATGGCGCTCGCCAACGGCCGCCTACGATTCCCGTCTTCACCGCTGACCAACAAGCACACCTCGATCAGCACGACCAGCGGCTCGCCCAACTCAATAGCGAGCGTCTGTCACGACAGCAACAGCTCGCGGCCGCGCAACCCATCTGGGAGAATCAAGCACGAGCGCAGCTCGACCAAACGCGAGACAAAACCACAGTTTGGATTGAAGATTCACAGGACACTGGGGGTCAGAGCAGCGAATCATGGGAGTTCATTGGTCACGATCAGGGACCGGTATACAGCGGCACCCACGCGCGGCGGCAGTCATCCAGCGGCCTCGTCCAGCACGTTGTGCTGGGGGCGAAAACGACAATTCCCATTACCGAAACCACTCGTTTCTATACGTGGGTCTACCTCGATCCCGGTAACCCACCTCAGGCCGTGATGCTGCAGTTCCACGATGGTTCTTGGGACCATCGTGCTGTCTGGGGTTCGGATGCAATCAAGTATGGCAAGCGAGCCGAAAGTTGGGCCGGGTACCACCGGGCAGGTGATCTACCGCAAACGGGCCAGTGGGTTCGATTGGAGGTCCGCGCGGCCGATGTGGGGTTGAAACCCGGGAGCACGGTCGCGGGCCAAGCCTGGACGCAATTCGGAGGATTGACCTATTGGGATCACACAGCCTGGATCGAATCGGATTCCATGCCTGAAGACATCGCCCAAGCGCTGAGTCAACCAGTCGATGGTCGCAGCATGGAGCAGGCCCAAATGTTGACGGCATACTATCTAGCGCAGTCCCAGCCAATCATCGACATCGATCAGCAGATTGCGGCAGAACAAACCGCTCGTCAGACGATCGTGAATACTGCTACCACGGTAATGGTCAGTAAAGCTGTCACGCCGCGTCCCATTCGTGTCCTCCCCCGGGGTAACTGGATGGATGATTCAGGTGAGATTGTTGAGCCGGCGATTCCCGAATTCTTGGGATCGCTCGAAATTGACTCTCCGCGAGCCACACGTTTGGATCTCGCAAATTGGTTGTGTCGACAAGACAACCCATTAACGTCGCGGACATTTGTCAATCGAATTTGGTATTTGATGTTCGGGCGTGGAATCAGTACGAGTGTCGATGATCTTGGAGGGCAGGGTACCTATCCTTCGCACCCCGATCTACTGGATTGGTTGGCAGTCGAGTTTGTCGAATCCGGTTGGGACGTCAAACATTTGATACGCACCATTGTCAGCAGTTCGGCGTACCAGCAATCATCCCGACCGACGGAGTCACTCCGGGCGAGCGACCCATACAATGAATTATTTGCTCGGCAGGGTCGATTCCGCATCGATGCCGAGATGGTTCGCGACAATGCCCTCGCCGTCAGCGGTCTGCTCGTGGAACATCGCGGTGGCCCGAGCGTGAAGCCCTACCAACCGGAGGGTTATTACGACCATTTGAACTTTCCCAAACGCACCTACGTTGCCGAGACGAGCTCGAATCAATTTCGACGGGGCCTTTACACGCATTGGCAGCGAACCTTTTTGCATCCGATGCTCAAGGCCTTCGACGCACCAAGTCGTGAAGAATGCACGGCTGCGAGATCGCGATCCAATACTCCCCTGCAAGCTCTCACCCTACTGAACGATCCCACGTTTGTGGAAGCCGCACGCGTCTTCGCGGCGCGCATCATGCGAGAGGGAGGGAAGACCACGGCGGAGCGAATCCAATGGGCGTATCGCGAGGCGTTGTCGCACAAGCCTGCACCCGAGATCGCTGAAGAATTGGAAAAGTTGTCTATCGAGCACATTCACTCTTACACCGAGCAACACGTCGACGCCGAAGACTTGGTCGCCACGGGCGTCTCGCCGCCTGCAGAAGACCTCGATGCAGCCGAGTTGGCGGCGTGGACCAGCGTCGCTCGCGTGATTTTGAATTTGCACGAAACCATCACTCGCTATTAG
- a CDS encoding DUF1552 domain-containing protein: MSNSNNLNRRRFVIRSLAGSLALPGLPSLMAGSVGGNSAIQASRGAGVGARRFVAVGNLLGFQQKSFFPETTGREFEATTLLKPLIANREHITVYRGLDHGLRGGHFAVHTFLSGVLHHESKNRPDGNVTIDQFIADEVGTETRFPSLTVGSEGGIHGGCQMSWTKSGVRVPPITGPAELFDRLFVTESKERRAQRVKDNSLQGSVLDLMLEEAGALSKQVNQEDRAKLDEYFSSIRDVEKRLEVRRRWADQPKPAPPFEKPADSNTVDDLPMLYELIALALQTDSTRVATLEIGGSFLPQNLGIDKSYHSLSHHGNDDAAIADLITLETYQLEHFGKFLTRLADVQDGEQTLLDSTAVVFGSGMGNGSSHTNSDLPIVVAGGGYGSGEFRNVASRHSGSIPLCNLFVDIAQRMGIEKDSFGTSTGAFS, encoded by the coding sequence ATGTCAAATTCAAATAATCTTAATCGTCGCCGTTTTGTAATCCGGTCCCTCGCTGGATCGCTCGCTCTCCCGGGGTTACCGTCCCTGATGGCTGGTTCGGTCGGTGGTAACTCAGCGATTCAGGCTTCCCGCGGCGCCGGCGTCGGTGCGAGACGCTTTGTCGCGGTGGGCAATCTGCTTGGTTTCCAACAGAAATCATTCTTCCCCGAGACCACAGGACGTGAATTTGAAGCGACAACACTCCTGAAACCACTCATTGCCAATCGCGAACATATCACGGTCTATCGCGGGCTCGATCATGGTTTGCGAGGTGGGCACTTTGCCGTGCACACCTTTCTTTCCGGTGTGCTCCATCATGAGTCAAAGAACCGGCCTGATGGCAACGTTACCATTGACCAGTTCATTGCCGATGAGGTTGGTACCGAGACTCGATTTCCGTCGTTAACGGTGGGATCCGAAGGAGGAATTCATGGCGGGTGTCAGATGTCGTGGACGAAGTCGGGTGTCCGTGTTCCGCCCATCACCGGCCCCGCCGAATTGTTTGACAGACTCTTCGTGACCGAGTCGAAAGAACGACGGGCCCAGCGGGTCAAAGACAACTCATTGCAAGGTTCTGTGCTCGATTTGATGCTGGAGGAAGCCGGGGCTCTTTCTAAGCAGGTCAATCAGGAAGACAGGGCTAAATTGGACGAGTATTTCAGCTCCATTCGAGATGTCGAGAAACGACTCGAAGTCCGCCGGCGGTGGGCAGATCAGCCCAAGCCTGCTCCACCTTTCGAGAAACCAGCCGACTCGAACACGGTCGACGATCTGCCGATGTTGTATGAGCTGATTGCCTTGGCATTGCAAACAGACTCCACCAGGGTCGCGACTCTGGAGATTGGCGGGAGCTTCTTGCCTCAAAATCTCGGCATCGATAAGTCGTATCACAGTCTTTCACATCACGGCAACGACGATGCGGCGATCGCAGACTTGATTACTCTTGAAACCTACCAGTTGGAGCACTTTGGAAAATTTTTGACACGTCTTGCCGACGTCCAAGATGGCGAACAGACCTTGCTGGACTCCACGGCAGTCGTTTTCGGCAGCGGTATGGGAAACGGCAGTTCACACACCAACAGTGACCTACCGATCGTCGTGGCCGGGGGCGGCTATGGTAGCGGTGAGTTCCGGAATGTCGCGTCGAGACACTCCGGCAGCATCCCCCTATGCAACCTCTTCGTCGACATCGCTCAGCGGATGGGAATCGAGAAGGATTCGTTCGGTACCAGTACCGGGGCATTTTCATAA
- a CDS encoding DUF1592 domain-containing protein — protein MISLFLSTARRGALVLGICCSVSPFAVAADTEPDLQPVISGFVEKYCLECHDADTAEGEREFESFSLPLVSEQQLITADEMIDQVTLQVMPPEESDQPTDDERVSFVTALRNLVSQADDKAPGGGGRTVMRRLSNREYENTLATLFGRRVDTLGLTADFPKDNTSHHMDTIGESLVTSGFLLDQYFQAASRLVETRLGKPNLEPKSWHFTDNFQQYEELTGAHRSVFKFKFLCLYEQPNTDTRQGGYGHIEDFLEGVPVSGLYDIEVLAQAMHRDTHYDPKIFRIDFSEPFQLAVVPGDATKGHIHYPQAIEPILGCTVVPDEQPEWLTFRVWLEAGQTPRFIFPNGPYESRASVIETNKRYQDEFKNPKVGVSRTSLLREGALPHIKIGEIKVRGPLKEADGGKEDVTVFGIDGFQPDRALEQLFAFGERAFRRPLNDRDRARIEAIYQTRLSEHATPRQAALDALKMILCSPSFLYLSEITPEDESDLRPFDLASRLSYAIWAAPPDEILFEAARSECLTEADELRKQISRLLADERSNEFINGFLDSWLNLRDIGSLPPPRKAAPEYYAENLPESMKEEARRFFRNLLDENGSVTNFINADYTFVDKKLAKLYQLPEQDSLRLGDGFQRVSVAGNEQRGGLLGMAGVLTVSANGVDTSPVTRGVWVLENILGIIPPPPPDEVPSIDSDVSGAKTIREKLEKHREDKTCSVCHRNIDPLGFALETFDPIGRWRTKYPKPKNKSVAARVDPSGTLPSGETYSDFAGFKEVLVESRRDHFVRNLIEKLLTYATGRHMERRDQYEIDRIVEVVRADGDGLHTMVTEVLTSEIFRSR, from the coding sequence GTGATTAGCTTATTTCTGTCGACAGCCCGGCGCGGTGCGCTCGTGCTTGGCATCTGTTGTTCAGTCAGCCCTTTCGCCGTCGCCGCGGACACCGAACCCGATCTTCAGCCCGTAATTTCAGGTTTCGTTGAAAAGTACTGCTTGGAGTGCCATGACGCGGATACCGCTGAAGGTGAACGCGAATTCGAATCGTTCTCATTGCCGCTTGTTTCAGAGCAACAGCTGATAACGGCCGATGAAATGATCGACCAAGTGACACTGCAAGTGATGCCGCCGGAGGAATCCGATCAGCCCACGGATGACGAGCGTGTGTCGTTCGTTACCGCGCTGAGAAATCTAGTCTCCCAAGCCGACGACAAGGCGCCGGGGGGCGGTGGACGCACAGTGATGCGGCGACTTTCCAATCGTGAGTACGAAAACACGCTGGCGACACTATTCGGTCGTCGCGTCGATACTTTGGGGTTAACCGCGGATTTCCCCAAAGACAACACCAGCCATCACATGGACACCATCGGGGAGTCGCTGGTCACGTCAGGCTTCTTGTTGGACCAATACTTCCAAGCCGCCTCACGTCTTGTCGAGACGCGCCTGGGTAAGCCGAACCTGGAACCAAAATCATGGCATTTTACTGATAACTTTCAACAGTACGAAGAGCTGACAGGGGCGCACCGAAGCGTCTTTAAGTTTAAATTTCTCTGTTTGTATGAACAGCCCAATACGGACACGCGGCAAGGCGGTTATGGCCATATTGAGGATTTCTTGGAGGGGGTCCCTGTCTCTGGGCTTTATGATATCGAAGTTCTTGCCCAGGCGATGCACCGCGACACGCACTATGACCCCAAAATCTTCCGTATCGATTTCTCCGAGCCCTTCCAACTCGCCGTGGTCCCTGGTGACGCGACCAAGGGGCATATCCATTACCCGCAGGCAATTGAGCCCATCCTGGGGTGTACCGTCGTGCCCGATGAGCAGCCCGAATGGCTGACGTTTCGCGTTTGGCTGGAGGCGGGGCAAACACCTCGGTTTATCTTCCCCAACGGTCCTTATGAGTCGCGGGCGTCGGTGATCGAGACCAACAAGAGATACCAAGACGAGTTCAAGAATCCCAAGGTCGGCGTGAGCCGCACGTCATTGCTTCGCGAAGGGGCGCTGCCGCACATCAAGATCGGTGAAATCAAAGTCCGAGGACCGCTGAAGGAAGCTGACGGCGGGAAAGAAGACGTCACCGTATTCGGCATCGATGGTTTTCAGCCAGATCGTGCTCTTGAACAACTATTTGCCTTTGGCGAGCGAGCCTTCCGTCGACCCCTCAACGACCGTGATCGGGCGCGGATCGAGGCTATCTATCAGACACGCTTGTCCGAACACGCCACACCGCGCCAAGCTGCATTGGACGCGTTGAAAATGATTCTTTGCTCCCCCTCGTTTCTGTATCTGAGCGAGATTACTCCCGAAGACGAGAGCGACCTACGCCCCTTCGATCTAGCGTCACGGCTCTCCTACGCGATTTGGGCGGCGCCACCGGACGAGATCCTGTTTGAAGCGGCAAGATCCGAATGCTTGACAGAAGCGGACGAATTAAGAAAACAAATTAGTCGTTTGCTTGCGGACGAGCGATCGAATGAATTCATCAACGGATTTCTCGATAGCTGGCTGAACCTACGAGACATCGGCAGTCTGCCGCCACCTCGCAAGGCGGCGCCGGAGTACTATGCCGAGAACTTGCCTGAATCGATGAAGGAGGAGGCTCGGCGCTTCTTTCGGAATCTGCTGGACGAAAACGGATCGGTTACGAATTTCATCAACGCCGACTACACCTTCGTGGACAAAAAGTTGGCTAAACTCTATCAATTGCCGGAGCAGGACAGTTTGCGTTTGGGAGATGGATTTCAACGGGTCAGCGTCGCTGGAAACGAGCAACGAGGCGGTTTGCTCGGAATGGCGGGAGTGCTAACCGTCAGCGCCAACGGAGTTGATACATCGCCAGTGACGCGGGGTGTATGGGTGCTCGAAAACATCCTTGGAATCATACCTCCCCCACCGCCTGATGAGGTTCCCTCGATCGACAGCGACGTTAGCGGCGCCAAGACGATCCGAGAAAAGCTAGAGAAACACCGCGAGGACAAAACTTGCAGTGTGTGCCATCGAAATATCGATCCACTGGGATTTGCACTTGAGACATTTGACCCCATCGGACGCTGGAGAACGAAGTACCCTAAGCCGAAGAACAAAAGCGTAGCAGCTCGAGTAGACCCGTCGGGAACGCTGCCGTCGGGAGAAACCTACAGCGACTTTGCGGGCTTCAAGGAAGTGCTTGTCGAGAGTCGCCGTGATCACTTTGTTCGCAACTTGATCGAAAAATTGTTGACGTACGCGACGGGACGACACATGGAACGACGTGATCAGTACGAGATCGATCGCATCGTGGAGGTTGTCAGAGCGGATGGCGATGGACTCCATACGATGGTGACCGAGGTCCTCACCAGCGAGATCTTTCGGTCGCGGTAG
- a CDS encoding DUF4275 family protein produces MDDFIATLSMEHCTSAAVLDAATFRNVNQRLLERFFPNVKSATGRWVYSNYRWHGYTFGHEIALAGDAAFECYREQTVVPFYIYHECHDAMLDCAAATWPDIRSFADDIYVCPHDMTWLFTTTHEMSIGLGPFFAAPGA; encoded by the coding sequence ATGGACGACTTTATCGCAACGCTCAGCATGGAACACTGCACGTCCGCGGCGGTGTTGGACGCAGCAACGTTTCGCAACGTCAACCAGCGGTTGCTTGAGCGCTTCTTCCCCAACGTCAAAAGCGCGACCGGTAGGTGGGTGTACAGCAACTACCGCTGGCACGGATACACGTTCGGCCACGAGATTGCACTGGCTGGCGACGCCGCCTTTGAGTGCTACCGCGAACAGACGGTTGTCCCATTCTATATCTATCACGAATGTCACGACGCAATGCTCGATTGCGCGGCAGCGACATGGCCAGATATCCGCTCGTTTGCCGACGACATTTACGTTTGCCCCCACGACATGACGTGGCTATTCACCACCACTCACGAAATGTCGATTGGTCTTGGTCCTTTCTTCGCCGCACCCGGTGCTTAG
- a CDS encoding DUF1501 domain-containing protein — MNNMIENRRLFLKSSGLSLGSIAAAAMNARAEPSPATVQGRISSSALAGFPHHPATAKRVIYLFQSGAPSQFESFDYKPGLSQLAKTELPDEIRNGQRLTGMTAGQSSFPIAPSIFKFQQRGQAGTWVSDLLPHIGAVADKYCVIRSMHTEAINHDPAITFFQTGSQLSGRPSMGSWVAYGLGSINEDLPTFVVMVSRGTGRAAGQPLYDRLWGNGVLPGKTQGVKLRGGADPILYLANPAGCPPQIRRRILDDLKSLNQETFARTMAPDVQTRIEQYELAFRMQSSVPELMDFSDEPQSVLDSYGPDVSKPGTYARNCLLARRLAERDVRFIQLFHMGWDQHDHLPDHMGKQCRDTDQPTAALINDLDQRGLLDDTLVVWGGEFGRTVYCQGKLTETNYGRDHHPRCFSVFLAGGGIKPGTVYGETDEFGYNIVANPVHVNDLHATILHTLGIDHRRLTIPFQGLDLKLTGVEERHAVTDILT, encoded by the coding sequence ATGAATAACATGATCGAGAACCGAAGACTATTTCTGAAATCGTCGGGCCTCAGTTTGGGGTCCATCGCTGCGGCGGCGATGAACGCCCGAGCCGAACCGAGCCCAGCGACGGTGCAAGGACGTATCTCGAGCTCAGCTCTGGCCGGTTTCCCACATCATCCGGCCACGGCCAAGCGGGTGATCTATCTGTTCCAATCAGGAGCTCCGTCGCAGTTCGAGTCCTTTGACTATAAGCCCGGGCTCAGCCAACTCGCCAAGACCGAGTTGCCAGATGAGATTCGCAATGGCCAGCGGCTGACTGGAATGACCGCCGGACAGTCGAGTTTCCCGATCGCTCCATCGATCTTCAAGTTTCAACAGCGAGGTCAGGCGGGCACGTGGGTGAGCGATCTGTTGCCCCATATCGGCGCAGTCGCCGATAAATATTGCGTGATCCGCTCGATGCACACCGAAGCGATTAACCACGACCCAGCGATCACTTTCTTTCAAACAGGCTCGCAGCTCTCCGGTCGCCCCAGCATGGGATCATGGGTCGCATACGGGCTAGGATCGATCAACGAGGACCTACCCACCTTCGTCGTCATGGTCTCACGGGGAACCGGTCGGGCAGCTGGCCAACCGCTCTACGACCGCCTGTGGGGCAACGGCGTCCTACCGGGAAAAACGCAGGGTGTGAAACTTCGTGGTGGCGCCGATCCAATTCTATATCTGGCCAATCCCGCAGGCTGCCCACCTCAAATCCGACGGCGAATTTTAGACGATCTGAAATCGCTGAATCAGGAAACGTTCGCACGCACGATGGCCCCAGACGTCCAGACCCGAATCGAGCAATACGAACTGGCGTTTCGTATGCAGTCATCTGTACCCGAGTTAATGGATTTCAGCGACGAACCCCAATCGGTGCTCGATAGCTACGGTCCGGATGTGTCCAAACCCGGCACCTATGCGAGAAACTGTTTGCTGGCCCGTCGCCTCGCCGAGCGGGACGTGCGATTTATCCAGCTCTTTCACATGGGCTGGGATCAGCATGACCACTTGCCCGATCACATGGGCAAACAGTGCCGTGATACCGACCAGCCTACGGCGGCACTGATCAATGATCTGGATCAGCGTGGACTCCTCGACGACACGCTCGTGGTGTGGGGTGGTGAATTTGGACGGACGGTTTACTGTCAAGGCAAACTGACCGAGACCAATTACGGTCGCGACCATCATCCGCGGTGTTTCTCCGTGTTTCTGGCCGGGGGCGGCATCAAACCAGGCACGGTTTACGGGGAAACCGACGAGTTTGGTTACAACATCGTTGCTAACCCGGTCCATGTGAACGATTTACACGCCACGATTCTGCACACGCTTGGCATCGACCATCGCAGGCTGACGATACCCTTTCAAGGTCTCGATTTAAAACTAACCGGCGTCGAAGAACGTCACGCCGTGACAGATATCTTGACCTGA